A genomic segment from Streptomyces sp. NBC_00459 encodes:
- a CDS encoding DUF475 domain-containing protein, with protein sequence MILKTFGWSFAVTALGLVAAVFYGGWTGFGIVAILSILEISLSFDNAVVNAGILKKMSAFWQKIFLTIGVLIAVFGMRLVFPVVIVAISAKIGPIDAVDLALNNKDQYQQLVTDAHPAIAAFGGMFLLMIFLDFIFEDRDIKWLGWLERPLAKLGKVDMLSVCIALIVLMISAMTFATNAHQHGGAHVDKAQTVLISGIAGLITYMIVGGLSGYFEDKLEEEEEREHEEEEEAERTGKKKPAIVLAGQAAFFMFLYLEVLDASFSFDGVIGAFAVTNDIVLMALGLGIGAMYVRSLTVYLVRQGTLDDYVYLEHGAHYAIGALAAILLVTIQYEIHEVITGLVGVVLIAWSFWSSVRRNTKLAAAEGKATGSDEKTEVSSGV encoded by the coding sequence GTGATTCTGAAAACCTTCGGCTGGTCGTTCGCGGTCACCGCGCTCGGCCTGGTCGCGGCGGTCTTCTACGGGGGGTGGACCGGCTTCGGCATCGTGGCGATCCTCTCCATCCTCGAGATCTCGCTGTCCTTCGACAACGCGGTGGTCAACGCCGGAATCCTGAAGAAGATGAGTGCCTTCTGGCAGAAGATCTTCCTCACCATCGGTGTCCTCATCGCCGTCTTCGGTATGCGGCTCGTCTTCCCCGTCGTGATCGTGGCCATCAGCGCCAAGATCGGTCCGATCGACGCGGTCGACCTCGCGCTCAACAACAAGGACCAGTACCAGCAGCTGGTCACCGACGCCCACCCGGCGATCGCCGCCTTCGGTGGCATGTTCCTGTTGATGATCTTCCTGGACTTCATCTTCGAGGACCGGGACATCAAGTGGCTCGGCTGGCTGGAACGCCCGCTGGCCAAGCTGGGCAAGGTCGACATGCTGTCGGTCTGCATCGCCCTGATCGTGCTCATGATCTCCGCCATGACCTTCGCGACCAACGCCCACCAGCACGGTGGCGCCCACGTCGACAAGGCGCAGACGGTACTCATCTCCGGCATCGCCGGTCTGATCACGTACATGATCGTCGGCGGGCTCTCCGGCTACTTCGAGGACAAACTGGAGGAAGAGGAGGAGCGCGAGCACGAGGAGGAGGAAGAGGCCGAGCGCACCGGCAAGAAGAAGCCGGCCATCGTCCTCGCCGGCCAGGCCGCGTTCTTCATGTTCCTCTACCTCGAAGTGCTGGACGCGTCCTTCTCCTTCGACGGTGTGATCGGCGCCTTCGCCGTCACCAACGACATCGTGCTGATGGCCCTGGGCCTCGGTATCGGCGCCATGTACGTCCGGTCGCTCACGGTCTACCTGGTCCGCCAGGGCACCCTCGACGACTACGTCTACCTGGAGCACGGCGCGCACTACGCGATCGGCGCCCTCGCCGCCATCCTGCTCGTCACCATCCAGTACGAGATCCACGAGGTCATCACCGGCCTGGTGGGTGTCGTCCTGATCGCCTGGTCCTTCTGGTCCTCCGTGCGCCGCAACACCAAGCTGGCAGCGGCAGAGGGAAAAGCGACGGGCTCGGACGAGAAGACTGAGGTCTCGTCCGGGGTGTGA
- a CDS encoding phosphoribosyltransferase: MNNAVHNGVWSGTWVAERLGVELVGGDDLRELLGLALRRNPKRAHLLVSNVLGKHVPQSPAVVYGHGFALGERVRELLGADESRRAVVLGYAETATGLGHCVADGVGLAPYLHSTRRPVDGVARAGGFEESHSHATSHLLLPENPALLAGPGPLVLVDDEFSTGNTVLNTIRALHERYPRERYVIVALVDMRSAADAGRLDVFADEIGARVDLVTTADGTVRLPEGVLEKGQELVERYENPPSGARGTARTAPTDPQPPHNRFTRVELRWPRGIPDGGRHGFTPGHRIRMEAALPAMAARLAEALPADAHRILVLGFEELMYAPLRLARELEQVTEGVEVRYSTTTRSPVLAVDDPGYAIRSRLVFPAHDDPADGPGERYAYNVAGAGFDAVVAVVDSAADTPELHAPDGLLATLAAHTPNVVLAVVPSYVPAASHVPERPRMLPEPLRGPAFSSYPPDEVGWLLRDLSDVSLEAPTEEREEAIQAGGAHYAESLPVEYQPSDQYQELFRAALDTSAARIAQAVGAVTELVLAERSPRPVLVSLARAGTPVGVLMRRWAKHRHGLELPHYAVSIVRGRGIDANALRWLAAHHDPADVVFVDGWTGKGAITRELADAIEEFEASDGITGFDPEIAVLADPGSCVRTYGTREDFLIPSACLNSTVSGLISRTVLRADLVGPNDFHGAKFYRELAGADVSVDFLDAVAARFPEVADAVDSSVKELLAADRAPTWEGWAAVERISEEYEIHDVNLVKPGVGETTRVLLRRVPWKILARAGAGADLDHVRLLAEQRGVPVEEVAELPYTCVGLIHPKYTRGATGADGKAVSA, from the coding sequence ATGAACAACGCTGTGCACAACGGGGTCTGGTCCGGCACCTGGGTCGCCGAGCGGCTCGGGGTCGAGCTGGTCGGCGGCGACGACCTGCGCGAGCTGCTCGGGCTCGCTCTGCGGCGCAACCCCAAGCGGGCGCACCTGCTGGTCTCGAACGTGCTCGGCAAGCACGTACCGCAGTCGCCCGCCGTCGTCTACGGCCACGGCTTCGCCCTGGGCGAGCGCGTCCGTGAGCTGCTGGGCGCCGACGAGTCGCGGCGTGCCGTCGTCCTCGGGTACGCCGAGACGGCCACCGGGCTCGGCCATTGCGTCGCCGACGGCGTGGGCCTGGCGCCCTACCTCCACTCCACCCGGCGCCCGGTCGACGGCGTCGCCCGGGCGGGCGGCTTCGAGGAGTCCCACTCGCACGCCACCTCCCACCTCCTCCTCCCGGAGAACCCCGCGCTGCTGGCCGGCCCCGGCCCGCTGGTCCTCGTCGACGACGAGTTCTCCACCGGGAACACGGTCCTCAACACCATCCGAGCCCTGCACGAGCGCTACCCGCGCGAGCGGTACGTCATAGTCGCCCTCGTCGACATGCGGTCCGCCGCGGACGCCGGCCGCCTCGACGTGTTCGCCGACGAGATCGGCGCCCGTGTCGACCTGGTCACCACGGCCGACGGAACGGTCCGCCTGCCGGAGGGCGTGCTGGAAAAAGGGCAGGAACTCGTCGAGCGGTACGAGAATCCCCCCTCAGGGGCGCGGGGAACTGCGCGAACGGCCCCCACCGACCCGCAGCCGCCACACAACCGTTTCACCCGAGTCGAACTGCGCTGGCCCCGAGGCATCCCGGACGGCGGTCGCCACGGCTTCACGCCCGGGCACCGAATACGCATGGAGGCCGCGCTGCCCGCGATGGCGGCAAGGCTCGCCGAAGCCCTCCCAGCGGACGCGCACCGCATCCTCGTTCTCGGTTTCGAAGAGCTGATGTACGCCCCCCTCCGCCTCGCCCGAGAGCTGGAGCAGGTGACAGAGGGCGTCGAGGTCCGCTACTCGACGACAACCCGCTCACCGGTCCTCGCCGTGGACGACCCCGGGTACGCGATCCGCAGCCGCCTCGTCTTCCCGGCCCACGACGACCCGGCCGACGGGCCCGGCGAGCGCTACGCCTACAACGTGGCCGGCGCCGGCTTCGACGCCGTCGTCGCGGTCGTGGACTCCGCCGCCGACACACCCGAACTGCACGCCCCCGACGGCCTGTTGGCCACGCTCGCCGCGCACACGCCGAACGTCGTGCTCGCCGTCGTCCCCTCGTACGTACCCGCTGCCTCGCACGTACCCGAAAGGCCCCGCATGCTGCCCGAGCCCCTCCGTGGACCCGCGTTCTCCTCGTACCCACCGGACGAGGTCGGCTGGCTGCTTCGGGATCTCTCGGACGTCAGCCTGGAGGCGCCCACCGAGGAGCGCGAGGAGGCGATCCAGGCGGGCGGCGCCCACTACGCCGAGTCGCTGCCGGTCGAGTACCAGCCCAGCGACCAGTACCAGGAGCTGTTCCGCGCCGCCCTCGACACCTCCGCCGCCCGTATCGCCCAAGCCGTGGGCGCGGTCACGGAGTTGGTGCTCGCCGAGCGCTCACCGCGTCCGGTGCTGGTGTCGCTGGCCCGTGCCGGGACGCCCGTCGGTGTGCTGATGCGCCGCTGGGCCAAGCACCGCCACGGCCTCGAACTGCCCCACTACGCCGTGTCGATCGTCCGGGGCCGGGGAATCGACGCCAACGCGCTGCGCTGGCTGGCCGCCCACCACGACCCCGCCGACGTCGTGTTCGTCGACGGCTGGACCGGCAAGGGTGCCATCACCCGCGAACTCGCCGACGCCATCGAGGAGTTCGAGGCCTCCGACGGCATCACCGGCTTCGACCCGGAGATCGCGGTGCTGGCCGACCCGGGCTCCTGCGTCCGTACGTACGGCACCCGCGAGGACTTCCTCATCCCCTCCGCCTGCCTCAACTCCACGGTGTCGGGGCTGATTTCGCGGACCGTCCTGCGCGCTGACCTGGTCGGCCCGAACGACTTCCACGGCGCCAAGTTCTACCGCGAACTCGCAGGCGCCGACGTCTCGGTGGACTTCCTCGACGCCGTCGCCGCCCGCTTCCCGGAGGTCGCGGACGCCGTCGACAGCTCGGTCAAGGAACTGCTCGCCGCCGACCGGGCACCGACCTGGGAGGGCTGGGCGGCGGTCGAGCGGATCAGCGAGGAGTACGAGATCCACGACGTGAACCTCGTCAAGCCCGGCGTCGGCGAGACCACCCGGGTGCTGCTGCGCCGCGTCCCCTGGAAGATCCTGGCCCGCGCCGGAGCGGGCGCCGACCTCGACCACGTACGCCTGCTCGCCGAGCAGCGGGGCGTACCCGTCGAGGAGGTGGCCGAACTCCCCTACACCTGCGTCGGGTTGATCCACCCCAAATACACGCGGGGCGCGACCGGTGCCGACGGCAAGGCGGTGTCGGCATGA
- a CDS encoding TerD family protein: MTHAMLKGSNIPLEATTVRAVLRWTPGQGVPDVDASALLLGPDGRVRSDEDFVFYNQPRHPSGKVWRLGKKRVAEGLTDTIQTDLTGVESGVGQILLIASADGVPFDRVRSLRIVLYDGAVADGEPLAYFDVKPETGEETALICGELYRRGDGWKFRALGEGYSNGLEGLATDFGISVEDQPAGDPFPDTTDAPPSDTSAVTTVQHPPTLPPQPTYGYPQPTSPNATQPAYGYPQPVGTSPSPDFHLPPQGPQFIGR, from the coding sequence ATGACGCACGCGATGCTGAAGGGGTCGAACATCCCGCTCGAAGCCACGACGGTGCGGGCTGTGCTGCGCTGGACGCCCGGGCAGGGGGTTCCGGATGTCGACGCCTCGGCGCTGCTCCTCGGCCCCGACGGTCGTGTGCGCTCCGACGAGGACTTCGTCTTCTACAACCAGCCCCGCCACCCCTCGGGCAAGGTCTGGCGCCTCGGCAAGAAGCGCGTGGCCGAGGGCCTGACCGACACGATCCAGACGGATCTGACCGGTGTCGAGTCAGGAGTCGGACAGATTCTGCTGATCGCCTCGGCGGACGGCGTTCCCTTCGACCGCGTACGGTCTCTGCGCATCGTGCTGTACGACGGTGCCGTCGCGGACGGCGAACCGCTGGCGTACTTCGACGTCAAACCGGAGACGGGCGAGGAGACGGCGCTGATCTGCGGCGAGCTGTACCGGCGCGGCGACGGCTGGAAGTTCCGCGCCCTGGGCGAGGGCTACTCGAACGGCCTGGAGGGCCTGGCGACGGACTTCGGTATCTCGGTGGAGGACCAGCCGGCCGGGGATCCGTTCCCGGACACCACGGACGCCCCGCCCTCGGACACCTCCGCGGTCACCACCGTCCAGCATCCGCCCACCCTCCCTCCGCAGCCGACCTACGGCTACCCGCAGCCCACAAGCCCGAACGCGACCCAACCGGCGTACGGCTACCCCCAACCGGTGGGAACATCCCCGTCCCCGGACTTCCACCTGCCGCCGCAGGGCCCACAGTTCATCGGCCGGTAG
- a CDS encoding HpcH/HpaI aldolase/citrate lyase family protein: MRHFGHIAPEVRQRLFHQEPCEFTADSPARLLATALGATLYSPATRPHLADAIVKQVARGVVSMVLCLEDSIDDSEVADAEENLVREFDVLAERPDAATGLPLLFIRVRTPEQIPDLVRRLGSTVGLLSGFVMPKFTEERGMPFLEALADAEAVSGHRLFGMPVLESPELMYRETRVETLEGISRAVDKYRDRVLALRLGVTDFCSSYGLRRAPDMTAYDVHVVASVIADVVNMLGRADGTGYTVTGPVWEYFRVQERMFKPQLRRSPFLEGQAEELRETLIEHAMDGLLREISLDQANGLLGKTCIHPSHVLPVHTLSVVSHEEFSDAQDILRPERCGGGVLRSAYTNKMNEVKPHRAWAERTLLRAEVFGVANEDIGFVELLTAGIPD; this comes from the coding sequence ATGCGTCATTTCGGGCACATCGCGCCTGAGGTACGGCAGCGCCTGTTCCACCAGGAGCCGTGCGAGTTCACCGCCGACTCCCCGGCCCGGCTGCTCGCCACGGCCCTGGGGGCCACCCTCTACAGCCCTGCCACCCGCCCGCACCTCGCCGACGCCATCGTCAAGCAGGTCGCCCGCGGTGTCGTCTCGATGGTGCTGTGCCTGGAGGACTCGATCGACGACTCGGAGGTCGCGGACGCCGAGGAGAACCTGGTGCGGGAGTTCGACGTGCTCGCCGAGCGCCCCGACGCCGCCACCGGGCTGCCGCTGCTGTTCATCCGGGTCCGTACGCCCGAACAGATCCCCGACCTCGTACGGCGCCTCGGGTCCACCGTCGGGCTGCTCTCCGGGTTCGTGATGCCGAAGTTCACCGAGGAACGCGGGATGCCGTTCCTGGAGGCCCTCGCCGACGCCGAGGCCGTGAGCGGCCACCGTCTGTTCGGCATGCCGGTGCTCGAATCCCCCGAGCTCATGTACCGGGAGACGCGCGTAGAGACCCTGGAGGGCATCTCCCGCGCCGTCGACAAGTACCGCGACCGCGTCCTCGCCCTCCGCCTCGGCGTCACCGACTTCTGCTCCTCGTACGGGCTGCGCAGAGCCCCGGACATGACCGCGTACGACGTCCACGTCGTCGCCTCCGTCATCGCCGACGTCGTCAACATGCTGGGGCGGGCCGACGGCACCGGGTACACCGTCACCGGGCCCGTCTGGGAGTACTTCCGGGTCCAGGAGCGCATGTTCAAGCCACAGCTGCGCCGCAGCCCCTTCCTGGAGGGCCAGGCCGAGGAACTGCGTGAGACGCTGATCGAGCACGCCATGGACGGGCTGCTCCGCGAGATCAGCCTCGACCAGGCCAACGGGCTGCTCGGCAAGACCTGCATCCACCCCTCGCACGTGCTGCCCGTGCACACCCTGTCCGTGGTCAGCCACGAGGAGTTCAGTGACGCGCAGGACATCCTGCGGCCCGAGCGCTGCGGCGGAGGCGTCCTGCGGTCGGCGTACACGAACAAGATGAACGAGGTGAAGCCGCACCGCGCCTGGGCGGAGCGGACCCTGCTGCGCGCCGAGGTCTTCGGCGTCGCCAACGAGGACATCGGCTTCGTGGAACTGCTCACCGCCGGTATCCCCGACTGA
- a CDS encoding HAD family hydrolase produces the protein MSHVLVASDLDRTLIYSAAALALTMPDARAPRLLCVEVHEARPLSYMTEVAAGLLTELGDAAVFVPTTTRTRKQYLRINLPGPAPKYAICANGGHILVDGVADQDWHDRVQTRLADECAPLDEVRDHLAATADPLWVRKHRIAEDFFAYLVVERELLPEEWVKELAVWAESRGWTVSLQGRKIYAVPKPLTKSAAMHEVARRSGATLTLAAGDSLLDADLLLAADRGWRPGHGELAETEWVADTVTALPERGVAAGERILREFLRETR, from the coding sequence ATGAGCCATGTCCTTGTCGCCAGCGATCTCGACCGCACGCTCATCTACTCCGCCGCGGCCCTCGCGCTGACCATGCCGGACGCCCGCGCGCCCCGGCTGCTCTGCGTCGAGGTGCACGAGGCCCGGCCGCTGTCGTACATGACGGAGGTGGCCGCCGGACTGCTCACCGAACTCGGCGACGCGGCCGTCTTCGTGCCGACGACCACCCGGACCCGTAAGCAGTACCTGCGCATCAACCTGCCGGGCCCGGCACCGAAGTACGCGATCTGTGCGAACGGCGGTCACATCCTCGTCGACGGTGTCGCCGACCAGGACTGGCACGATCGGGTGCAGACACGGCTCGCGGACGAGTGCGCGCCCCTGGACGAGGTCAGGGACCATCTCGCCGCCACCGCCGACCCGCTCTGGGTGCGCAAGCACCGTATCGCCGAGGACTTCTTCGCCTACCTCGTCGTCGAGCGCGAACTGCTGCCCGAGGAGTGGGTGAAGGAGCTCGCCGTCTGGGCGGAGAGCCGTGGCTGGACGGTCTCCCTCCAGGGCCGCAAGATCTACGCCGTGCCGAAGCCGCTCACCAAGAGCGCGGCGATGCACGAGGTCGCACGTCGTTCCGGGGCGACGCTCACTCTCGCCGCCGGCGACTCGCTCCTCGACGCCGATCTGCTCCTTGCCGCCGATCGGGGCTGGCGCCCGGGGCACGGGGAACTGGCCGAGACCGAGTGGGTGGCCGATACGGTCACCGCGCTTCCCGAGCGGGGGGTCGCGGCGGGGGAGCGGATCCTTCGGGAGTTCCTGAGGGAGACGCGCTAG
- a CDS encoding peroxiredoxin: MAIEVGDKAPDFELKDNHGATVRLSDFRGAKNVVLLFYPFAFTGVCTGELCDLRDNLPRFSDRDTQVLAVSNDSIHTLRVFGEQEGFDYPLLSDFWPHGNISRAYGVFDEDKGCAVRGTFIIDKEGVVRWTVVNGLPDARDLNEYVTALDTL, from the coding sequence ATGGCGATCGAGGTCGGCGACAAGGCCCCGGACTTCGAGCTCAAGGACAACCACGGCGCCACCGTGCGGCTCTCGGACTTCCGCGGCGCGAAGAACGTGGTGCTGCTCTTCTACCCCTTCGCCTTCACAGGTGTGTGCACCGGCGAACTCTGCGACCTGCGGGACAACCTGCCGAGGTTCTCCGACCGGGACACGCAGGTGCTCGCCGTGTCCAACGACTCCATCCACACCCTGCGCGTCTTCGGCGAGCAGGAGGGCTTCGACTACCCCCTGCTGTCCGACTTCTGGCCGCACGGCAACATTTCGCGTGCGTACGGCGTCTTCGACGAGGACAAGGGTTGTGCGGTGCGCGGGACCTTCATCATCGACAAGGAGGGCGTCGTGCGGTGGACCGTGGTCAACGGCCTGCCGGACGCGCGTGACCTGAACGAGTACGTGACGGCCCTCGACACCCTGTGA
- a CDS encoding DUF3052 domain-containing protein, which produces MSATADHAEERTNPAARLGFQPEQVVQEIGYDDDVDQELREAIEEVIGSDLVDEEYDDVADAVVLWFRDDDGDLTDSLVDATAYIEEGGAILLLTPKTGRDGYVEPSDISEAATTAGLSATKSVSVGKDWSGSRLATPKAAKSKK; this is translated from the coding sequence GTGAGCGCGACCGCGGACCACGCGGAGGAGCGGACTAACCCTGCCGCAAGGCTGGGGTTCCAGCCCGAGCAGGTGGTCCAGGAGATCGGCTACGACGACGACGTCGACCAGGAGCTCCGCGAGGCCATTGAGGAAGTCATCGGCAGCGATCTCGTTGACGAGGAGTACGACGACGTCGCAGATGCCGTGGTGCTCTGGTTCCGCGACGACGACGGCGACCTGACCGATTCGCTGGTGGACGCCACCGCGTACATCGAAGAAGGCGGCGCGATCCTGCTCCTCACGCCCAAGACGGGCCGTGACGGCTACGTGGAGCCGAGCGACATCTCTGAAGCCGCGACGACGGCGGGTCTGTCGGCGACCAAGAGCGTCAGTGTGGGCAAGGACTGGAGTGGGAGTCGTCTGGCGACGCCCAAGGCAGCGAAGTCGAAGAAGTAG
- a CDS encoding TerD family protein, giving the protein MGVSLSKGGNVSLTKEAPGLTAVIVGLGWDARSTTGTDFDLDASAILTNADGKVSSDANFVFFNNLKSPDGSVEHTGDNTTGEGEGDDEQIKVNLAAVPADIDKVVFPVSIYDAENRQQSFGQVRNAYIRVVNQAGEAELARYDLSEDASTETAMVFGELYRHGTEWKFRAIGQGYASGLRGIAQDFGVNV; this is encoded by the coding sequence GTGGGAGTCAGCCTCAGCAAGGGCGGCAACGTATCGCTGACCAAGGAGGCCCCGGGTCTCACCGCGGTCATCGTTGGTCTGGGGTGGGACGCGCGTTCCACCACCGGCACCGACTTCGACCTCGACGCCAGCGCGATCCTGACGAACGCGGACGGCAAGGTCAGTTCCGACGCCAACTTCGTGTTCTTCAACAACCTCAAGAGCCCCGACGGCTCCGTCGAGCACACCGGTGACAACACCACCGGTGAGGGCGAGGGCGACGACGAGCAGATCAAGGTCAACCTCGCGGCGGTCCCGGCCGACATCGACAAGGTCGTGTTCCCGGTCTCGATCTACGACGCCGAGAACCGTCAGCAGTCCTTCGGGCAGGTGCGCAACGCGTACATCCGCGTGGTGAACCAGGCGGGCGAGGCGGAGCTCGCCCGCTACGACCTCTCCGAGGACGCCTCGACGGAGACCGCCATGGTCTTCGGCGAGCTGTACCGGCACGGTACGGAGTGGAAGTTCCGTGCCATCGGCCAGGGATACGCGTCCGGCCTGCGCGGCATCGCGCAGGACTTCGGCGTGAACGTCTGA
- a CDS encoding TerD family protein — MGVTLAKGGNVSLSKAAPNLTQVLVGLGWDARSTTGAPFDLDASALLCGGGRVLGDEWFIFYNQLTSPDGSVEHTGDNLTGEGEGDDESLIVDLPRVPAACDKIIFPVSIHDADNRGQTFGQVGNAFIRVVNQADGQELARYDLSEDASTETAMIFGELYRYQGEWKFRAVGQGYASGLKGIALDFGVNVS; from the coding sequence ATGGGCGTCACGCTTGCCAAGGGGGGCAATGTCTCCCTCTCCAAAGCCGCACCGAACCTCACCCAGGTGTTGGTCGGGCTCGGCTGGGACGCGCGTTCCACCACCGGCGCACCCTTCGACCTCGACGCCAGCGCGCTGCTGTGCGGCGGTGGACGGGTACTCGGCGACGAGTGGTTCATCTTCTACAACCAGCTCACGAGCCCTGACGGCTCGGTCGAGCACACCGGCGACAACCTCACCGGCGAGGGCGAGGGCGACGACGAGTCGCTGATCGTCGACCTCCCCAGGGTGCCGGCCGCCTGCGACAAGATCATCTTTCCGGTCTCGATCCACGACGCGGACAACCGCGGCCAGACCTTCGGCCAGGTCGGCAACGCCTTCATCCGGGTCGTCAACCAGGCCGACGGCCAGGAGTTGGCGCGCTACGACCTGAGCGAGGACGCGTCGACGGAGACCGCAATGATCTTCGGGGAGTTGTACCGCTATCAGGGCGAGTGGAAGTTCCGTGCAGTTGGACAGGGGTACGCGTCGGGTCTGAAGGGCATCGCTCTAGACTTCGGAGTCAACGTTTCGTAA
- a CDS encoding DedA family protein produces MTATTAAPQWVTDLMDTLGAPGAGLAIALENLFPPLPSEVILPLAGFAASTGQMSLLAALLWTTAGSVVGALALYGVGALLGRDRTVALAARLPLVKVSDIEKTEAWFLRHGTKAVFFGRMIPVFRSLISVPAGVERMPLPVFLGLTTLGSALWNTAFVCAGYLLGDNWAEVTTAVSAYSKVVLIGAAVALAAFIAVRVTRQRPVEARRIARPATTAPQRPDTPSPHPQPASASPSGTPEGSAPPPRPPAREAR; encoded by the coding sequence ATGACAGCCACGACGGCCGCACCCCAGTGGGTCACCGACCTCATGGACACGCTGGGCGCCCCCGGCGCTGGCCTCGCCATCGCGCTGGAGAACCTCTTCCCGCCGCTGCCGAGCGAGGTGATCCTGCCGCTCGCCGGTTTCGCGGCGAGCACCGGGCAGATGAGCCTGCTCGCCGCGCTGCTCTGGACCACGGCCGGCTCGGTCGTCGGCGCGCTCGCCCTGTACGGGGTCGGCGCGCTCCTCGGCCGTGACCGCACCGTCGCCCTCGCCGCCCGGCTGCCGCTGGTCAAGGTGTCGGACATCGAGAAGACCGAGGCGTGGTTCCTCAGGCACGGTACGAAGGCGGTGTTCTTCGGCCGGATGATCCCCGTCTTCCGCAGCCTGATCTCCGTACCGGCCGGCGTCGAACGCATGCCTCTGCCCGTGTTCCTCGGCCTCACCACCCTCGGCAGCGCACTGTGGAACACCGCCTTCGTGTGCGCGGGCTATCTGCTGGGCGACAACTGGGCCGAGGTCACGACCGCCGTCTCCGCGTACTCGAAGGTGGTGCTCATCGGGGCGGCGGTGGCGCTGGCCGCGTTCATCGCCGTACGGGTCACGCGACAGCGCCCTGTAGAGGCGCGGAGAATCGCGCGACCAGCCACGACGGCGCCGCAGCGACCCGACACCCCCTCACCGCACCCCCAGCCCGCTAGCGCGTCTCCCTCAGGAACTCCCGAAGGATCCGCTCCCCCGCCGCGACCCCCCGCTCGGGAAGCGCGGTGA
- a CDS encoding TerD family protein, whose product MSFWDDLWRGRTTDFDAGSAASNSIELTKRHQRVSLTRQGAATGHLRINLSWRMRTSDIGGPKRQSLWRHPLQALRPEEVKGHTQSMVNVDLDLGILYELADGTKGVVQPLGGFLGDTNAPPYVKLSGDDRFGSASGETAYVNLDHRDEIKRLLVFVYIYDQTPAFDRTHAIVTLYPSNGPRIEIGLDERHSQARSCAVVLIENVKNELIVRREVKFVYGFQAELDRLYGWGLQWGRGYKTKAER is encoded by the coding sequence ATGAGTTTCTGGGACGATCTGTGGCGCGGCCGTACGACGGACTTCGACGCCGGCAGTGCGGCGAGCAACTCCATCGAGCTGACCAAGCGGCATCAGCGGGTCTCGCTCACCAGGCAGGGCGCCGCGACCGGTCACCTGCGCATCAATCTGTCCTGGCGGATGCGCACGTCGGACATCGGCGGCCCCAAGCGGCAGAGCCTGTGGCGACACCCCCTCCAGGCCCTGCGGCCGGAGGAGGTCAAGGGCCACACCCAGAGCATGGTCAACGTCGACCTCGACCTGGGCATCCTGTACGAGCTGGCCGACGGCACGAAGGGGGTCGTACAGCCGCTGGGCGGGTTCCTCGGCGACACGAACGCCCCGCCGTACGTCAAGCTCAGCGGTGACGACCGGTTCGGGTCGGCGTCCGGGGAGACGGCGTACGTCAACCTTGATCACCGGGACGAGATCAAGCGGCTGCTGGTGTTCGTGTACATCTACGACCAGACGCCGGCGTTCGACCGGACCCATGCGATCGTGACGCTCTATCCCAGCAACGGGCCGCGTATCGAGATAGGCCTCGACGAGCGGCACTCCCAGGCCCGGTCGTGTGCGGTGGTGCTCATCGAGAACGTGAAGAACGAGCTGATCGTCCGGCGGGAAGTGAAGTTCGTCTACGGGTTCCAGGCGGAGCTCGACCGGTTGTACGGGTGGGGGTTGCAGTGGGGCAGGGGCTACAAGACGAAGGCTGAGCGCTGA